The following are encoded in a window of Paramormyrops kingsleyae isolate MSU_618 chromosome 12, PKINGS_0.4, whole genome shotgun sequence genomic DNA:
- the LOC140593565 gene encoding THAP domain-containing protein 6-like: MPDFCAAYGCCNRRCLETRTRGITFHLFPKSRERRRKWEVALRRDGFAATDRTLICSEHFKTEDFDRTGQTVRIKDGVVPSIFSFPAYLQRSVAIRSTTTSRQLEDNLPMDLMPDGATAERRVRRLRHKRERKLQATEHLYALPASPKAIKAKLQQALVRQRKLQREKSNALRREKRAKNNMQALLEELKEKNLINEELKDRLECYSGKEKYIFH; the protein is encoded by the exons ATGCCAGACTTTTGTGCCGCCTATGGCTGCTGTAACCGCCGTTGTCTCGAAACGAGAACCCGAGGGATCACCTTTCACCT GTTTCCCAAAtccagagagaggaggaggaagtggGAAGTTGCCCTAAGAAGGGACGGTTTTGCTGCCACTGACAGGACACTGATCTGCAGTGAGCACTTCAAGACCGAGGACTTCGACAGGACCGGGCAGACTGTGCGGATTAAAGATGGTGTTGTgccatccattttcagcttCCCAGCATATCTTCAAAGG TCAGTAGCAATAAGAAGCACAACAACTTCAAGACAACTAGAAGACAACCTGCCAATGGACTTGATGCCTGAT GGAGCAACTGCAgagaggagagtgaggaggtTGAGGCACAAGCGGGAGCGCAAGCTGCAGGCCACTGAGCACTTGTATGCATTGCCTGCTTCCCCTAAGGCTATAAAGGCCAAATTGCAACAGGCCTTAGTGAGACAGAGGAAACTGCAGCGGGAGAAGAGTAATGCCTTGAGGAGAGAGAAGAGGGCCAAGAACAACATGCAGGCTCTTCTGGAGGAACTGAAGGAGAAAAATCTCATCAACGAAGAGCTAAAAGACAGGCTTGAATGCTACTCAggtaaagaaaaatatatattccattga